The genome window TGGGTGTGCTGTGCTTCGGCGTCGAGGCGGCTTCATCGCGTTCGTTGTGACTCTGGTTATTTtccccattgttgttgttgttgttgctgccactgttgttgtggttgctgctgttgttgctgctgctgttgttgttgttgctgctgttgttgttgtgtaccCCATCATTGGCATCATTGGCTGCCTCAGCATTGCCGCTGGCGTTGCCACTGCAATTGTCATTggagttgtcgttgtcattgtcgttgtcatGCATTTCCAACTCATCTTGAGTCTTCAGGCCAGTTGGCTTCTCATCGCGCTCCGTCACCCCATTGGCCAAGTCGCTACCAGCGCTCTTCACacgctgtggctgctgctgctgctcgctgcgatcctcatcgtcatcatcgtccaACATAGGCGAACTGCGATGGCGCTCGTGTGTGGtcagcgacaacggcagctGTGGCGTTGTGGGACGACTGGGCTCCTCCTCCAGTTCATCGGAGTGCTGGGACATGGTGTCAATGTCCTCGGACTTCAGGCTCATCGGACTCTTGAGATAGTCATGCGACATCGACAGATTGCCCATGCTCAACGGCTGACTTCCGGCGCTGCTGCTCGAGTTCTGACCCAACGGCGCATGCTGGCTGAGGTATCCGTTCATGGCCGCATGTCCCAAGGCAGTCATGGCATTGCCCAAGCTACCGCCACGCATCTCGGCGCGCTTCTGTGCGGCACGTGCATTCTTGAACCAGTAGACAACATTGTTGACATCGAGTGGCTTGCGACCGCGACGCGATTCCAGAGCATTCAACTGCACCACATAGGTTTGGATTTGTTGGCGCGACGGATGCGGATTCTCCTGGAACCACTTCTGTAGCTTGGGCAGCTCCATCTCCGGATCGAAGCTAGTGCGCATGCGTGTCTTCTGATTCGGATACTGTCCGCCATGCGAGGCcgcatgatgatgatgatgcatcGATGCGTGCATCGGATGCACCAGCATATTGCCATGATGCCCGGCCGCCTGGGCCTGACTAACTGCAGCATTGGGATGATGTCccacagcggcagcagcagcggctgcttCGTTGGCCAGCAACAACGATTCGCGGCTGCCCATCGCACTCAGCGGATTGGCAGCGGCGCCAGCAGCTCCAGCGGCAGCAGCGtgagcagccgcagcagctgcggcagcCATGGCTGTGCCCACGGGAAAGTCCATTTCGCTGGGCACCACGGGCACCGCATTCGGGGCGGACATGAAGGGCAGCATCTTTGGCGTCATCGCGGACTGGGGGGAGAGTTGATTCGACCACCATTGATCGAACTTGCGACGGAGCTCATCGGAGATTTCGCCACCGGGCATTGCGTAGGTATTCTGATGGGAACTGCGACAGATCTGCGAGAGCGTCACCTGAAGGAGGAGAAAGGGaggaaatggaaaaaagaATGGACATCGAATGGGATTAACTTAGAGGCCTTGATAGATAGTAAAGTGCTGTCGCCAGTCATGTTAGCTAGGTCTAAGCCCCCGGGggtttgccacacacacacgcacaaacacacacacgcattacTAAGCGGCTGTCATAAAAATCACAAGCTACAAAATGGGGGGAAAttgcagaaagagagagagaggtagaaAGAGAGTCGGGTAAGGCCCTGAAGTGGCCGGGATTTACTTAGCCATAAAATGTAGCTGACTCTGATTTGCCCTATTACGAGTACGATATCGATATACGCGATGGAGGAAGAGGGAAAAACACTGATACCACACGTTCTGCAAACTGATATTAACTTGACGCCTCGTCAGCGAACCTAACCACCTAGCTAGCCAGCTACCTAACTAGCTTGAAGCGATAAATAGATAGTCCCAAAGTCCCGAGCCAAGCGAAATGCTGATAGGCGACGACACACCAGCTTATGcgattaaaattgaatttaatgttCAGAAATAGAATCGAAATTCATTCGGTGAATGCTACGCAATGGCAATCgtaagtatttcttttttttgggagggGGTGGGGTAAGTGTGTGGGGTTTGCTGTATACCGAATTAAATGCTCATAGATACTGCTTGCTGCTGAGTTGGCTGCTCCTCGAATAGATAGATAATGTCTCTCTGTTCTGTCGCTATCAGCTAAGGAGGCGCCCCAAATCACTTAAGCTGCTCGAAACACACGAACTGCGGTTCTGATGGGATGTCGACAGAAGGGTTGGGGGCGGGGCGGGgggaagtgtgtgtgtgtgttatagACAactaattgtaaataaaatgggTTGACGCGCAAGACGGAGGAGGAGAAGTTAGAGGCGGAGGCGGGCGCGgcaattattaaattgattttcatatcGCGCTCGCCCCCCTTTCGCAATTTCTTGGAACACAGACCACAGAGACCCAAAGCATATTTACCACGAGACTTGCGAGAGTCACAGCTCTATAAGCACACTATGACCACAATCAATgtgatgtatgtgtgtgtgtgtgtgtgcagaggGAATTATCATGTGATTAGAGAAAATACTTTTGCTAATATTAATCAGGGCCCATATAAAATCAGTCGCAATATCAATTGAAGGGTATTTTGGTCGTGATTTCCGACCCATGATAGCAGACAGTGAACAACGAGTTCAGACATTGACAGACGGTGATTTATGGTAGGCAGGGATTTAACTGGACTCCTCATACGCCAGATATGTAATACTACTCGGAGTACAAAACGTATGTGGGTCATGTGGCTACCAGTTGCAACGATATCAACGCGTTTTGTAAGACTATGATCTGCCTTCAAATTGTTGCAACTATTTAATACGcaactgtatatatatatatatatatatgtatatgtatatatgtatatacttgaGAGTGTGCTGATGTGTGCGGCGATAAGCGCAAAGCtgattaaaaatgaaaactattgCAAAAAAGGATTAGTTAAGTGAACCAAAATAAATGAACTCGGCTTAACAACATTTCTTTGTAGTCATtatcaaaacattttcaatgaatttcatatgcagacagacagacacaaacaTTGACTGGTGTTGCTTGCTAGTCTTGAGTCGGCAGCAAGGATAACGCGGGGGTAAAGGATACGCAAAACTTTTGTTGtcaacgtgtgtgtgtgtgagtgtgtgtgcgtgtgtttatGCCTCAATTCACGCAAATTAGCGGTTTGGGTTTTGAGTTTACTTTTACCCCTCgttggcacacacacaagtttTAGCAAACTCTTCAAGACAAGGATAATAGCCTCgcctctatgtgtgtgtgtgtgtagtgtagTATGTAGTGTGTGTCGTAAACCGCTTATGAATCATTATAGAATTTTGTCGTCTTAGTGCAACATTTAGCGAGCCGAGCCCCGAAGTTCAAAGCGAATGTCTAATTAGCTCAACTCAATATTCGCTACTCACCTCATCCAGGGGACAGCCGGTGGAGCGCAGCAGTCCGTGCGACTGCAGGACGAGCAGCTTGAGCAGCTTGTCCTTGATCTCCCCAAAGGGAGATGTCTTCGGTCGCAAGATGACAATGCGCAGCGTTATCACCGATGTAAGCTCGCCGACAATGTCGCTAACCGGCACAGCCGGATTATCGGAGATCTGTTCCAACGGTATTGGTTTCCAGTGCTTGATGATGAGCGAGCCTAAGCACAATTAAAAGAAGGTACCAGAAGTGTGGGTATTAGTGTAAATGTTCCCAAACACGTATTATTAACTTCCGACTTCGACTCTGAGACTCACCTCTGGCTGTGTTCGCCACCTCTTGGGAGTAGCCGAGACGCTGCAGCGCCGTTTGCACTATTTCGCTCCAGGGCGTGGCCGCTGCAATGATCACGTAGCTGTCTGTCTCGATGTTCGGTCGCCGTTTCCACGGCTGGCGTGTGTCTATGGTAAGCGAGGCATGCAACGAGTGCACAGACTCCACCACGCAGTGCAGTGGAAGCGATTTCGCTGtggagcaaaacaaaaaaacaaaaaagagagtGAAGGGGCGTTGTTAGTTGATGCGAgagcatttaataattttccattttgttgccGCGGTCGCTAAGTGCTTTTGAAGATTCCCAAACCCGCCCCGAACAACTCGGAACTCCACTTGGGAGGCAACTATTCAAATTAGTTGTTGCACTCACTAATACCCTACACGAATAATGATTGGGTGGCATGggccataaaatataaacttatCTAAATGAAAGCAGTCTTTCTACTGCACTCGCGaagtgtattttaattaaagcagGCAAGATACCATAAAATAATAGAGTTTATTTAGGAGAGAGACTCTTAGTTTCAATGCAgtgcacaaaatatatagatagacttttaatttaagtgGAATACATGTATTTATCGacaagtttttattaataaaaatattatgaattatGGTTCATATTATTTATCTAATGATGATGCTTTATAAGATTTAATAATCATATCTTTTTTCGTAGTAAATAAAACTGcaataatgaaatattgaatttgattgtataaacaattttctaaattagacaaaatctttataaatttcaagtaCACCTTATGTTCCTTTCTTggaagtaaatatatttagttcctttagttattttcaattagtttCAGATCATTTAACATGTTGCTGCCTTTGGCACcaatttctgtttatttttattgatatatacatataattataaactttttcaAATGTAGATCAcattaatactatatttttatatataatattttcctGGAAAGCCATTgcttactttatttttgtatagcTTTACTTTTTGTTATATGAACTatatcatataaatattatttttatctttacTGTGCGTAGAatgcaatcaatcaatttagCTTTGAATTATGTCAGTTGTTGTTTAAGCTAATTGGCTTAACATGCCATCGAAATCAATGTAATAACAGGGTATCTAACTaatttgttgccgttgtcgaaAATGCAACTAAACTGCAACTAAACTGCCTAGCTGTATCCCTCCTTTCTCGCTCCCTCTCTTTTGTTGGTTGCaactgtggttgttgttgttgctgctgttgctgcagctgttaATCGGTTTAGAGCTCAGTTTGGAACGCTTCAAATGGCGGCAAGTGCAAATcggcaaattaaaataagcaattaaaacatattttatatattgagcGCCCCTCACGCACATGAGagagtatttaaataaattattgcttGCTGCGGTTAGCCACAAAATGGTTTTAGCCGCTTACCCCGCCACCAAAAGCGAAATGGcccattcgcattcgcattcccaGCCCCAGTCTCAGTCCCCCGACTATCAAGATTATGAATATGCATAGCATGCTAAATTATTACTActattaatgaataataattgcaTGACTAGTTGGCGAGTTTCCAAAGTGCAGCTCATCGGACCAGACAGCCATCGATATTAGAGTGCTCAGAATATTTTGAAGTGTGGAAATATATCTAAAAACTTCCATATTTGAGAATGCGAACATAATAATTCACCTAATGCAAACGATTGGTAaagtattcttttttatttttgtgttgtgtgtgttccACAACCAATTATGAAcagcttaaaaataatttaccaAAAATTTCGCCAATAGCaatagaaaatgcaaaatgcgcCCAATCCAAAGCCGAATGCAATTTCAGAAGGGGAAGGGGGTGAAGTGAGTGGCCAGGACACACGAAAAGCAAATAGGCTTAACGCCCTGCAATGTGCTGTTTCAGGGGCCAGCCATAAtggtattattaattattccaattataaaaattgtaagcAGCAGAGATTGTCGATGGCCGATTGCCGATTGCCGCGATTCGCTTTCGCGATTGGCATTTTTGGCGCGTTTAAAACAGCGAAGAGAACGCGCCAAAAGTTCAGCGCAATTATGAGCgatttttgcaataaatacacacacacaaacacacgcacacttacaTGTGTATTGatgtatttgtttgtgtgttcgTGCAAATCTTTTAATTGCCATAAAATCCTCATTGGGCATTAAAACTGAATAAATCAATTGTATGAGCATATTCGCAAAAATATGTACAGctcaaaaaaaagaagaaaataatataaaatttacaataatatttgaataaaaagaataaagaatGAAATGCGGAAGAGCTACGCAATTTTAATATGATGATAGGGTATTACAATTAAAGTCAAGATATGCCGTAATCACAGTTAATTTCTCGTTAATTGATGATGCTTCTTTAAACTGGCCAACTAGTCGTATACTTGATTTAATATCATTGCTATATGCTGTTTCGTCATGTTCATTAAAGTAGCCCAGTGTTCGAatattgttgtgtttttgcgTAATAATCGCAATTACCACTTTCATCGACGAATCCTTTCGTCTGGctctggctttggctttagccCCGCCATTGGCATTATGTATACGCCACGTATGTCGGCCGACCAGTTATTGGCCCAAAGGTGAATTGTTGAAATGGTGGTCTGCAAAAAGCGGCCAAATAACAATGGAGCGCAAATGCTGCGTAGTGCAACCGAATAATAAACTCATTAAATCCATTATCCTGGCCCATGATTTGGGGGCTAACACAAAAGCGGATTTGCTGCCCATGcatatgtgcatatatgcAGCtcttaatgtgtgtgtgtgtgtgtgtgtgtgagtgagtgtgtttgtgcttgtgTTGACCACTCGCACAGTGGCCACGTTGAGCTCGCTAATTGTTGCGTCACCCAGTCCCGGATTTGATGGCATTCAAAACTGTCTGTTTGCAAATGAAGAGAGGAAGGAGGAGGGAAAACATAGAGTCGACTGAAATGGGGCTGCTTTATAAATTGAACGTCTGTGCAGGCAGTGCAGCACTTAAGTGGCCCAGGACGAGGCCGCCGCGCTTATCCTTATTAGCATTATCAGTGGAAAAATAATCGAGAcagccaaacaaattgaattaaaaacgTTTGAGGCATTAAATCTCAGCTtggcagacagagagacagacagacagacaaaccGAGAGACTTCGCCCTCTGTCTCGCCGCGTCTTTCGTAAGCTGACAAACGATTTGTAATGAACTCCACTTGCATAGGCTTAGACGCTGCTATCATcttgctgtctgctgtctttGCGTCTCATTCAATTTTCCCATTTCGCTTTCCCAGACTGCGGCTTAAGATTTATTAACCTGCGCCCAGCGTTGATGTCACTGTCGATAGCGTGAGCCGAAATATAATGAAGTTGCCAATCGACTGGAATACGCTTCGACTAcctattttactttttctttgtACTCTATAAAACTGGCAATTCTGTAAACTAAGCAAAGACAATTTCAAGTGTATTTTGCAGTCGGTTTTCAGttaaagttgcagttgcttggcttggcttaTCGCCATCTGAATTGAAAGTTCAAATAAATGGATATTTTTGATTCGCTTTGCTTGTTAGTTGCCATCCAGctaagctgctgctgccgagcTCTTACGCAATGTCAAGAGATGCGGCCAATTACCAGGGCACAATCAACCCCCGATGATTTTAATCCTTGCACAACTTTTTGTGTGCATGCGAATTCAAGTGTTGTATTCAATTCAAGTTGATTTCAATTCGATGCTCTCAATAAGTGTGTGCAGAGGAGCGTGAGATACTGAGCTCGACTTTCTTCTAAGAAATTAACCAATTGGCTGACCACAATAGCCTCGGAGACAAGGACTGCAATAATTATGAATCGCCTACGCACAACATCAAAACGACTTAATCCTCACCTaggaaaacacacacacacactgagagagAAGGGTGTGGAAGGACATCTGAAGTGACTGCTGGCAAGGATTATGTAAGTTTTACGGTTTAGTTTGCTCGAGAAAATATCTTggcaacaaatatttgtagttCTGCTTTTTTGCTTCAAGTTGACCTTAAGAGAAGGGTGGTGGAAGAGGGGGGTCAAGGCTTTGCACGGGTGGCCGAATAAATTGTGTATTGTGTTATTTATAAGGAAATGCTcataatttacttattaaaatgatttgaGTGATTTGggtttgaaaattaaaattttacagagcaaagttttaataacCGTAAAGGCCATTTGATAATATGTGTAAAGGACAACAAACAGTTAGTTGCCGGGGGGAGGGAGCGGGGGCGGGGACGGAGAGACAGAAGGGACGTGGCTTAAGCCAAGTGAACTGTTTGAATTTGCTTATCAGTGGCTGACCATTGAAATGTCTTAGTGCCAagagccgcacaaaaatcTTAAGGATTTTAAAGGACTTAAGTGTCAGGCatgtttttgctttgtctacgcgtgtgtgtgtgtgcgattgtgtgtgtgtgtgaaagtaaGAGTGACCGGAAATTAAGCAATAGTCTTAAGGAAATTGCCACAAGTTTTTTGGATGCCACGAAGCAGGCAATTTGATGTCTTTTCCCAAACTCCTTAAGTGTCGAAGGATGTCcgcatatatgtgtgtgtatgcgtaaatgtgtgtgtttgcttgtgtatgcatttttatttacacttCAACTTAAGTCCTACTTAATTGCAAACTCTTTTCCAgtagaatttttaatgcatgcattttaatttataatgccGAGCCAGCATCGGGGCTACTTAAGAACtttctacacacacacccacacacacacatgtatagACAAGgattcacacacacaggcacgcacacacacacagttacatTGGCTGGCTCATGCATCGTTTGCTGGCAGCTTCTCACACCTTTAGTTAGTTGCATATCCCTGTCTAAGTCCTGCCACTTACCCTGCCCCTTGCCCCACTTGCCCCCCGCGTGCCTTGCCACACGctgcaaaagaaaacatattaaGAAGAGctacaaaatggaaaatcgACTTGCTTCTTCTGCCTTGAAGTCTTGAGCTGCAGGCAACAAAATGTGAGCTTGCAAAATTGCTGCAGCTTTACAAAAATATCTTATATGGAATTAATACACTCTTTATATTGAACTAGTTTAAAAATCGAATATGTAatgaaatgataataatatatacGAAATTAAAATCCACTTTAAATTGAACTCGCTTAGGAATCTTAAATACAATAGAATAAATATCACTTATAAACAAATTCTATTACTTTGAGTTGTCTCAAAATTTTAGAGGTAAAAGATATGCTcattaagtttttaaaaaatagTTCAACTTGAATTTCAAATCTCATTATTAAGCTTAAACCTTAAGCTAATTATAACGAATTCTATTAGTCTAAGGTTGATATTATAGCAGACAAGCTTCAAGAAATGTCAAATGCCTTagtcaaatattatatatatatatatatatatatagctctcttaaaaattgaaaatataataaaagaaaatattttataaagcataaaaatacTTCTTAAATTGCAAGACTTTTTAAAATCTGGACTGTCACATTAATGAAAGATTTGTTCATTATATTTGAAAGAAATAATTGAACTAATCATGAATTTAAAAACTCATTCTTCAATTAGTAGCTAAAAAAAAGGCTCTTTCTATATAAGAATATAAGAATACTTTCTTAGATTAATGTCATATGCCTTATGAAAAACATTATGAAATTCAGCTAATTATGTGAATTTCCCTATCGTATTTATCTACAAATTTGTCATTCTACAAAATTGCGCTTATCAATTATTATTCGGTGCTTTTTTTTATCAGTTGTCTggataaatttgttaattctACAATCGCATATATGCGATTTGcttgatatttttttggtgAGTCAATGAGTCAGTCTGTGGCGTCTTTTGTGTATTTTCGTTTGGCGTATTTTCGAAAGGGCTTTCTTTGGAAAACATGTTGAAACTTTTAAGCGGATTATAATTAATGCCGCTAGGCATTTTCTTTCTCTTATCGTTTCGCTTTCGCGTTTAGCGCCCACTACATGCCACGCTGTCCCCTTTTCCCTCAACATTCCATCTCCCCTGCCACCCTTCCAGCCGCCTCCCAGTGGGGAAAAGGTAgctttgtttgctgtttgctgttctTCTCTGTTTGCAGTTTCTCAGTGTGTCAGTAACAAAAACATAACCGGAAATCAAGAAAAGTGGCCAAGTGACTCGAGAATGGATACTTCGATGCTCCGAAATAATCCTAATGAAATAAGCATGGCCCGTAGcggtaatttatttaaacccAGCCCCAAGTTTTGCACCCCAGCTGTAAAATTGGCCTCGGACTCGACTTCGTTTTTCTCcccaaacaacacacacagttttCACGCACTGAGCAAAAGGCATTTAAATTGTCTCaacttttcgttttgttgtgtaataaattaattttttgtccTTAGACATGTAAAACTATGCACATGTGTGCGTCGCaatgtgtgtaggtgtgtgtgtgtgtgtcctgtcTTAGATTTAatcctttttgttgttgccccaaacaacaacgacaacaaagcaaagcaaagcaaagcaagtccaagccacacacacacacacacacactccactTCAGCCTCATCCCTGGGCTGATATGTTGATTTGGGAGGCCATCATCAGGTGAGAGGCTGGCTGCTTGGCCAGAAAAACTAAACTAGCTCCCAGCCGGAGCAGAGGAAAGGGCAGAGATAGAAAGTGAGTCCTCTGAATGGATTTTCTTAAGTGGTTCTAAGCTTTGTCTGTGAAGCAAACCAGAAAACATGCTTATACATGCGGCcaagtggctgctgctgctgcttctgctgctgctgcctcgaCAGCCTCGAGTTCAAGTGCAGGAGAGCTGCCTCGAGTGAAGACTCCGGGCTCCGGCTC of Drosophila nasuta strain 15112-1781.00 chromosome 3, ASM2355853v1, whole genome shotgun sequence contains these proteins:
- the LOC132790163 gene encoding uncharacterized protein LOC132790163 isoform X1, with the protein product MMDFQSAMETFAEAWVAANAGQQSQALALTRAANAAAVVAAANANANANVNAKSPSAAASLMDMAVKKEHSLSPPHSVIPEDSSSGLGQLQHRRSSLQGVQEKLTQLQMQHQHHQQQQQQQHQQQQQQQQQSAVEQVNAAGRRSAEGSPHSLTHLQQQHQQQQQQQSQQQQQQQQQQHLHGSDGGGSALASSAASSQNASLSATPKSEREREREREERGSISCLPPAALGMAVGVQQAQQQAEKLLSHPALESRRDFDVSKVNPKSLPLHCVVESVHSLHASLTIDTRQPWKRRPNIETDSYVIIAAATPWSEIVQTALQRLGYSQEVANTARGSLIIKHWKPIPLEQISDNPAVPVSDIVGELTSVITLRIVILRPKTSPFGEIKDKLLKLLVLQSHGLLRSTGCPLDEVTLSQICRSSHQNTYAMPGGEISDELRRKFDQWWSNQLSPQSAMTPKMLPFMSAPNAVPVVPSEMDFPVGTAMAAAAAAAAHAAAAGAAGAAANPLSAMGSRESLLLANEAAAAAAAVGHHPNAAVSQAQAAGHHGNMLVHPMHASMHHHHHAASHGGQYPNQKTRMRTSFDPEMELPKLQKWFQENPHPSRQQIQTYVVQLNALESRRGRKPLDVNNVVYWFKNARAAQKRAEMRGGSLGNAMTALGHAAMNGYLSQHAPLGQNSSSSAGSQPLSMGNLSMSHDYLKSPMSLKSEDIDTMSQHSDELEEEPSRPTTPQLPLSLTTHERHRSSPMLDDDDDEDRSEQQQQPQRVKSAGSDLANGVTERDEKPTGLKTQDELEMHDNDNDNDNSNDNCSGNASGNAEAANDANDGVHNNNSSNNNNSSSNNSSNHNNSGSNNNNNNGENNQSHNERDEAASTPKHSTPKEEDDDLDMDEDDEDNENDTSHLDEFRSPSPDLGGSVVPHKDQLPFPMVPNSMFSQSFMYMSHYIPAFGQAAAAHPHAHHAAAAAAAAGMQPNALMGGAGLNLSSISNEERRKRNRTFIDPVTEVPKLEQWFAMNTHPSHNLILKYTEDLNTMPYRQKFPRLESKNVQFWFKNRRAKCKRLKMSLYDNSQCGQLGGLSSFVPKYEERD
- the LOC132790163 gene encoding homeobox protein 13 isoform X2; protein product: MLEEAKSLPLHCVVESVHSLHASLTIDTRQPWKRRPNIETDSYVIIAAATPWSEIVQTALQRLGYSQEVANTARGSLIIKHWKPIPLEQISDNPAVPVSDIVGELTSVITLRIVILRPKTSPFGEIKDKLLKLLVLQSHGLLRSTGCPLDEVTLSQICRSSHQNTYAMPGGEISDELRRKFDQWWSNQLSPQSAMTPKMLPFMSAPNAVPVVPSEMDFPVGTAMAAAAAAAAHAAAAGAAGAAANPLSAMGSRESLLLANEAAAAAAAVGHHPNAAVSQAQAAGHHGNMLVHPMHASMHHHHHAASHGGQYPNQKTRMRTSFDPEMELPKLQKWFQENPHPSRQQIQTYVVQLNALESRRGRKPLDVNNVVYWFKNARAAQKRAEMRGGSLGNAMTALGHAAMNGYLSQHAPLGQNSSSSAGSQPLSMGNLSMSHDYLKSPMSLKSEDIDTMSQHSDELEEEPSRPTTPQLPLSLTTHERHRSSPMLDDDDDEDRSEQQQQPQRVKSAGSDLANGVTERDEKPTGLKTQDELEMHDNDNDNDNSNDNCSGNASGNAEAANDANDGVHNNNSSNNNNSSSNNSSNHNNSGSNNNNNNGENNQSHNERDEAASTPKHSTPKEEDDDLDMDEDDEDNENDTSHLDEFRSPSPDLGGSVVPHKDQLPFPMVPNSMFSQSFMYMSHYIPAFGQAAAAHPHAHHAAAAAAAAGMQPNALMGGAGLNLSSISNEERRKRNRTFIDPVTEVPKLEQWFAMNTHPSHNLILKYTEDLNTMPYRQKFPRLESKNVQFWFKNRRAKCKRLKMSLYDNSQCGQLGGLSSFVPKYEERD